A genomic segment from Pseudoduganella chitinolytica encodes:
- the tatC gene encoding twin-arginine translocase subunit TatC — translation MSTDTPAEETFISHLIELRDRLVKASIGILIATAALMFWPGPAHIYDLLAQPMIAALPTGSKMIATGVIAPFLVPMKVTLLLGFVLSLPWVLYQLWAFVAPGLYTHEKRLIAPLVVSSSLLFIGGVAFCYFLVFGRVFAFISEFSPTSIAVTPDIENYLDFIMSMCLAFGAAFEVPVVVVILVRMGIVSLAKLKEWRPYVIVGAFVIAAIVTPPDIVSQFALAIPMWLLFEMGLLVSPMFVKMTRAPEEQV, via the coding sequence ATGAGCACTGACACCCCGGCCGAAGAAACTTTCATCAGCCACCTGATCGAACTGCGTGACCGGCTGGTCAAGGCATCCATCGGTATCCTCATCGCCACCGCGGCCCTGATGTTCTGGCCCGGGCCGGCCCACATCTACGACCTGCTGGCCCAGCCGATGATCGCGGCCCTGCCGACCGGATCGAAAATGATCGCCACCGGCGTCATCGCGCCGTTCCTGGTGCCGATGAAGGTGACCTTGCTGCTGGGCTTCGTGCTGTCGCTGCCGTGGGTGCTGTACCAGCTGTGGGCGTTCGTCGCCCCCGGCCTGTACACGCACGAGAAGCGCCTGATCGCACCGCTGGTGGTGTCGTCGTCGCTGCTGTTCATCGGCGGCGTGGCGTTCTGCTACTTCCTCGTGTTCGGCCGCGTGTTCGCGTTCATCAGCGAGTTCTCGCCCACCTCGATCGCCGTCACGCCGGACATCGAGAACTACCTCGACTTCATCATGTCGATGTGCCTGGCCTTCGGCGCCGCGTTCGAGGTGCCGGTCGTCGTCGTCATCCTTGTGCGGATGGGCATCGTGTCGCTCGCCAAGCTGAAGGAATGGCGGCCGTACGTGATCGTGGGCGCGTTCGTGATCGCCGCGATCGTGACGCCGCCGGACATCGTCAGCCAGTTCGCGCTGGCCATTCCGATGTGGCTGCTGTTCGAGATGGGGCTGCTGGTGTCGCCGATGTTCGTCAAGATGACGCGCGCGCCGGAAGAGCAGGTTTGA
- the hisA gene encoding 1-(5-phosphoribosyl)-5-[(5-phosphoribosylamino)methylideneamino]imidazole-4-carboxamide isomerase, whose product MLLIPAIDLKDGHCVRLKQGDMELATVFSEDPAAMARHWLEQGARRLHLVDLNGAFAGKPKNEGAVKAILKTVQDFALENDIDEIPVQLGGGIRDLDTIERYLDDGISYIIIGTAAVKSPGFLHDACGAFPGHIIVGLDAKDGKVATDGWSKMSGHEVIDLAQKFEQYGVESIVYTDIGRDGMMGGVNIEATVRLAQAVRIPIIASGGLHNLADVEALCAVQDEGIEGVICGRSIYEGTINLNEAQLRADELTGDVVAGETSED is encoded by the coding sequence ATGCTGCTCATTCCTGCCATCGACCTCAAGGACGGTCACTGCGTTCGCCTGAAACAAGGCGATATGGAACTTGCCACCGTATTCTCCGAAGACCCGGCCGCGATGGCCCGTCATTGGCTGGAGCAGGGCGCCCGCCGCCTGCACCTGGTCGACTTGAACGGTGCGTTTGCCGGCAAGCCGAAGAACGAAGGCGCCGTCAAGGCGATCCTCAAGACGGTGCAGGACTTCGCCTTGGAGAACGACATCGACGAGATTCCCGTGCAGCTGGGCGGCGGCATCCGCGACCTCGACACAATCGAGCGCTACCTCGACGACGGCATCAGCTACATCATCATCGGCACGGCGGCCGTGAAGAGCCCCGGCTTCCTGCACGACGCCTGCGGCGCCTTCCCGGGCCACATCATCGTCGGCCTGGACGCCAAGGACGGCAAGGTCGCGACCGACGGCTGGAGCAAGATGTCCGGCCACGAAGTCATCGACCTGGCGCAGAAGTTCGAGCAGTACGGCGTCGAATCGATCGTCTACACGGACATCGGCCGCGACGGCATGATGGGCGGCGTCAACATCGAAGCGACGGTGCGCCTGGCGCAAGCGGTGCGTATCCCGATCATCGCCTCCGGCGGCCTGCACAACCTGGCCGACGTGGAAGCGCTGTGCGCGGTGCAGGACGAAGGCATCGAAGGCGTCATCTGCGGCCGCTCGATCTACGAAGGCACGATCAACCTGAACGAGGCGCAGTTGCGTGCCGACGAGCTGACCGGCGACGTGGTGGCCGGCGAAACGAGCGAAGACTGA
- a CDS encoding histidine triad nucleotide-binding protein: MDNCLFCKIAAKQIPATVVYEDDELLAFKDINPAAPVHLLIIPKQHIATLSECDEGHTALLGKMLALAPRLAKEHGVSVVYDAEGTPTRGYKTLINSGPDGGQVVYHMHMHMYGGPRPWKGMH; the protein is encoded by the coding sequence GTGGACAACTGCCTGTTCTGCAAGATCGCCGCCAAACAGATTCCCGCCACCGTCGTCTACGAAGACGACGAGCTGCTGGCGTTCAAGGACATCAACCCGGCCGCGCCGGTCCACCTGCTGATCATTCCGAAGCAGCACATCGCGACCTTGTCCGAATGCGACGAGGGCCACACGGCCCTCCTGGGCAAGATGCTGGCGCTGGCACCGCGCCTGGCCAAGGAACATGGCGTCTCGGTCGTCTACGACGCCGAAGGCACCCCCACGCGCGGCTACAAGACGCTCATCAACAGCGGCCCGGATGGCGGGCAGGTCGTGTACCACATGCATATGCACATGTATGGCGGCCCGCGGCCGTGGAAGGGCATGCACTGA
- the hisI gene encoding phosphoribosyl-AMP cyclohydrolase, whose protein sequence is MSIPTTTPSVAKAKWLNRVKWDEHGLVPVIAQEAGSNDVLMFAWMNRDALYKTVELGEAVYWSRSRKKLWHKGEESGHVQKVLEIRLDCDEDVVLLKVEQAGGIACHTGRHSCFFQKFDGDARDGDWHDAEPVLKDPQAIYTDKTK, encoded by the coding sequence ATGAGTATTCCGACGACGACGCCTAGCGTAGCCAAGGCAAAATGGCTGAACCGCGTGAAATGGGACGAGCACGGCCTCGTGCCCGTGATCGCCCAGGAAGCGGGCAGCAACGACGTGCTGATGTTCGCCTGGATGAACCGCGACGCGCTGTACAAGACGGTGGAGCTGGGCGAAGCCGTGTACTGGAGCCGCTCGCGCAAGAAGCTGTGGCACAAGGGTGAGGAGTCCGGCCACGTGCAGAAAGTGCTGGAGATCCGCCTCGACTGCGACGAGGACGTGGTGCTGCTGAAGGTCGAGCAGGCCGGCGGCATCGCCTGCCACACGGGCCGCCACTCGTGCTTCTTCCAGAAGTTCGACGGCGACGCCCGCGACGGCGACTGGCACGACGCGGAGCCCGTGCTGAAAGACCCGCAAGCCATCTATACGGACAAGACCAAATGA
- the tatA gene encoding Sec-independent protein translocase subunit TatA, whose amino-acid sequence MGSMSIWHWLIVLVVVMLVFGTKKLGNIGSDLGKAVKGFKDGVKNEDEQKQAGTPTPPPSQVTDKGTIEVEAKEKHKL is encoded by the coding sequence ATGGGTTCCATGAGCATCTGGCACTGGCTGATCGTCCTGGTGGTTGTCATGCTGGTCTTCGGCACGAAGAAACTCGGTAATATCGGTTCCGACCTCGGCAAGGCCGTCAAGGGCTTCAAGGATGGCGTCAAGAACGAGGACGAGCAGAAGCAGGCCGGCACCCCGACCCCGCCGCCGTCCCAGGTGACCGACAAGGGCACCATCGAAGTCGAAGCCAAGGAAAAGCACAAGCTGTAA
- a CDS encoding AraC family transcriptional regulator — MIDPLAEAVTLLQPRARFSKVVSAAGPWRVRRSAPAQPFYCAILEGGCRLQVQGAGPMELVQGDFVLIPSACGFTVSSMAPLPAGQPDSEPVTLPNGEFRHGPVDAPADVQLLLGYCSFSSPDAALLVSLLPQLVHVRGEARLSTLVRLVGEESRAQRPAREEVLARLLEVLLIEALRSTAGSLAPPGLLRGLADERLAVALRRIHAEVAKPWTVAQLAQEAALSRSVFFERFSRAVGVAPMAYLLGWRMALARSLLRQRDARIADIAERIGYGSASAFSVAFTRHVGLPPARYAREMAGGGR; from the coding sequence ATGATCGATCCCCTGGCCGAAGCGGTCACGCTGCTGCAGCCGCGGGCGCGGTTCTCCAAGGTCGTCAGCGCGGCCGGCCCCTGGCGCGTGCGCCGCAGCGCGCCGGCCCAACCGTTTTATTGTGCGATCCTGGAAGGCGGTTGCCGGCTGCAGGTACAGGGGGCCGGACCCATGGAGTTGGTACAAGGCGACTTCGTGCTGATCCCGTCCGCCTGCGGTTTTACTGTCTCCAGCATGGCGCCGCTGCCAGCGGGGCAGCCCGACAGCGAGCCGGTGACCCTGCCCAACGGCGAATTCCGCCATGGCCCTGTCGACGCGCCCGCCGACGTGCAGCTGCTGCTCGGCTACTGCAGCTTCAGTTCGCCCGACGCGGCGCTGCTGGTGTCGCTGCTGCCGCAGCTGGTGCACGTGCGCGGCGAAGCGCGGCTGTCCACCCTGGTGCGGCTGGTGGGCGAGGAGTCGCGCGCGCAGCGCCCGGCGCGCGAGGAAGTGCTGGCGCGCCTGTTGGAAGTGCTGCTGATCGAGGCGTTGCGTTCGACCGCGGGAAGCCTCGCGCCACCCGGCTTGCTGCGCGGGCTGGCGGACGAGCGCCTGGCCGTGGCGCTGCGCCGCATCCACGCGGAGGTGGCCAAGCCGTGGACGGTGGCCCAGCTGGCGCAGGAAGCTGCCCTGTCACGCTCGGTGTTTTTTGAACGGTTCAGCCGCGCGGTGGGTGTCGCGCCGATGGCTTACCTGCTGGGGTGGCGGATGGCGCTGGCCAGAAGCCTGCTGCGGCAGCGCGACGCACGTATTGCCGACATCGCCGAGCGCATCGGCTACGGCTCCGCCAGTGCGTTCAGTGTCGCGTTCACCCGGCATGTGGGGCTGCCGCCGGCGCGGTATGCGCGGGAGATGGCGGGCGGTGGGCGCTAA
- a CDS encoding branched-chain amino acid ABC transporter substrate-binding protein, with amino-acid sequence MRPTTAVTLACCLALPTAHAQTTVTIGTASPLSGPGAHQGKDIENGARMAIDDLNAKGIAIGGKKIRWVLQPEDDAADPKTGASVAQKLVDARVAGVVGHLNSGTTVPASRIYAHAGIPQISPAATTPLYTHQGFKTAFRVVANDNLVGRTLARYAIATMKAKKIAVIDDRTAFGQGLADEFTKGVKATGGAAIVSRQFTTDKATDFNAILTQIRGRQPDVIFYGGMDAVAGPMLKQMKALGLHAKLVSGDGICSEKMPLLAGDALGDDNVICVVAGGVSGPQEAGFDAFTQRYRQRYGQPLQTYAPYAYDAVMVLATAMQQAQSTVPARFLPALGKVRYQGITGDISFDANGDLRNAALTLFTYRQGKKVKLSVVRGLGSVPAGERSRGFEEPAPRLRSGGGM; translated from the coding sequence ATGCGCCCTACCACCGCCGTTACGCTGGCCTGCTGCCTCGCCCTGCCCACCGCGCACGCCCAGACCACGGTGACGATCGGCACGGCGTCGCCGCTGTCCGGCCCGGGCGCCCACCAGGGCAAGGACATCGAGAACGGCGCGCGCATGGCCATCGACGACCTCAACGCGAAGGGCATCGCCATCGGCGGCAAGAAGATCCGCTGGGTGCTGCAGCCGGAAGACGACGCGGCCGACCCGAAGACGGGCGCCAGCGTTGCGCAAAAGCTGGTCGATGCGCGCGTGGCCGGGGTGGTCGGCCACCTGAATTCGGGCACGACGGTACCCGCATCGCGCATCTACGCGCACGCCGGCATCCCGCAGATTTCTCCCGCCGCCACCACGCCGCTGTACACCCACCAGGGCTTCAAGACGGCATTTCGCGTCGTCGCCAACGACAACCTCGTGGGCCGCACGCTGGCGCGCTATGCCATCGCCACCATGAAGGCGAAAAAGATCGCGGTGATCGACGACCGCACGGCGTTCGGCCAGGGCCTGGCGGACGAGTTCACGAAAGGGGTCAAGGCGACCGGTGGCGCGGCGATCGTCAGCCGCCAGTTCACGACCGACAAGGCAACCGACTTCAATGCCATCCTGACCCAGATCCGCGGCCGCCAGCCCGACGTCATCTTCTACGGCGGCATGGACGCGGTGGCCGGCCCGATGCTGAAACAGATGAAGGCGCTGGGCCTGCATGCGAAGCTGGTGTCCGGCGACGGCATCTGCTCCGAAAAGATGCCGCTGCTGGCCGGCGACGCGCTGGGCGACGACAACGTCATCTGCGTGGTGGCGGGCGGTGTCAGCGGGCCGCAGGAAGCGGGATTCGACGCCTTCACGCAGCGTTACCGGCAGCGCTACGGCCAACCGCTGCAGACCTACGCGCCGTATGCGTACGACGCGGTGATGGTCCTGGCAACCGCCATGCAGCAGGCGCAATCGACGGTGCCGGCGCGGTTCCTGCCGGCGCTGGGCAAGGTGCGTTACCAGGGGATCACGGGGGATATCTCGTTCGATGCAAACGGCGACCTGCGCAATGCGGCGTTGACGTTGTTTACGTACCGGCAGGGGAAGAAGGTGAAGCTCTCTGTCGTGCGGGGATTGGGGTCTGTCCCCGCAGGGGAGCGGAGCAGGGGTTTCGAGGAGCCTGCTCCTCGCCTGCGCAGCGGTGGTGGCATGTAG
- a CDS encoding SDR family oxidoreductase, translating to MKTVLITGCSSGFGLATARHFLEHDWNVVATMRQPLPDVLPASPRLRVLALDVTDADSIARVVAAAGPIDVLVNNAGQGALGALEGIAMDRVRTLFETNTLGTIALTQAVLPQFRSRRAGVIVNVTSAVTLLPLLAVYSASKAAVNAFTASLALEVAQFDVRCHLVLPGRSPETRFGENALSHMGDAIPPAYATLANDVFARRTPSDPVTHAADVARAVWRAATDPSAPMHIPAGADAVALAG from the coding sequence ATGAAAACCGTCCTGATCACCGGCTGCTCGTCCGGCTTCGGCCTGGCAACCGCCCGCCATTTCCTGGAACACGACTGGAATGTCGTCGCGACCATGCGCCAGCCCCTGCCCGACGTGCTGCCCGCTTCCCCGCGCCTGCGCGTGCTGGCCCTCGACGTGACGGACGCCGACAGCATCGCGCGCGTTGTCGCTGCGGCGGGTCCCATCGACGTACTGGTCAACAATGCCGGCCAAGGCGCGCTGGGAGCCCTGGAGGGCATCGCGATGGACCGGGTCCGGACCCTGTTCGAGACCAACACGCTGGGAACGATCGCGCTGACGCAGGCCGTGCTGCCGCAGTTCCGGTCGCGCCGCGCCGGCGTCATCGTCAACGTGACGTCGGCCGTGACGTTGCTGCCGCTGCTGGCCGTCTACTCGGCCAGCAAGGCGGCCGTGAATGCGTTTACCGCATCGCTGGCCCTCGAGGTGGCGCAGTTCGACGTGCGCTGCCACCTGGTCCTGCCGGGACGCTCGCCTGAAACGCGCTTTGGCGAAAACGCCCTGAGCCATATGGGGGACGCGATACCGCCAGCCTATGCCACGCTGGCGAACGACGTGTTTGCGCGCCGTACCCCCTCGGACCCCGTCACGCATGCCGCGGACGTGGCGCGGGCCGTGTGGCGGGCGGCCACCGACCCATCCGCGCCGATGCACATCCCTGCCGGTGCGGATGCTGTCGCGTTGGCGGGGTAG
- a CDS encoding phosphoribosyl-ATP diphosphatase — MTILDRVAATIDSRKLANGGDPATSYVSKLFAKGDDAILKKIGEEATELVMAAKDARAAGDAGKVLYECADLWFHSLVLLAQFDLTPQQVLDELARREGVSGIAEKAARPDA, encoded by the coding sequence ATGACGATACTCGACCGCGTGGCCGCCACGATCGACAGCCGCAAGCTCGCCAACGGCGGCGACCCCGCCACGTCCTACGTATCGAAGCTGTTCGCCAAGGGCGACGACGCCATCCTGAAGAAGATCGGCGAGGAAGCGACGGAACTGGTGATGGCCGCCAAGGACGCGCGCGCCGCCGGCGATGCCGGCAAGGTGTTGTACGAGTGCGCCGATCTGTGGTTCCATTCGCTGGTGCTGCTGGCGCAGTTCGACCTGACGCCGCAGCAGGTACTGGATGAGCTGGCGCGCCGCGAAGGCGTGTCGGGCATCGCCGAAAAAGCCGCGCGCCCGGACGCGTGA
- the hisC gene encoding histidinol-phosphate transaminase → MSLESLISNTIRSDVRAIGSYHVPDASGYVKLDAMENPYQLPEALRRELGERLAAVALNRYPPSYDALRRKVVAKLGVPAGYEVLLGNGSDELISIMAAACAHQDRRAVMMAPVPAFVMFQRSAQVAGMDFVGVPLQEDFALDVPAMLAAIAEHKPALLFLAYPNNPTGNLYDADAMVQLIRAMGDTGLVVVDEAYEPFAQQSFMGRLPAFDNLIVMRTLSKLGLAGIRLGYMSAAPALLEQFEKVRPPYNVNVMTQAAADFALDHLDVLNEQAAQLREQRAVLSRALAALPNVTVFPSAANFILIRVADADTTHSNLLARKILVKNLSKMHPVLTNCLRITVSTPEENAAFLDALKASLAV, encoded by the coding sequence ATGTCCCTCGAAAGCCTGATCAGCAACACCATCCGTTCCGACGTGCGCGCCATTGGCAGCTACCACGTGCCGGATGCGAGCGGCTACGTGAAGCTGGACGCGATGGAAAACCCGTACCAGCTGCCCGAGGCACTGCGCCGCGAGTTGGGCGAACGGCTGGCCGCCGTCGCGCTGAACCGCTATCCGCCGTCGTACGACGCGCTGCGCCGCAAGGTCGTCGCCAAGCTGGGCGTCCCGGCCGGCTATGAAGTCCTGCTGGGGAACGGCTCGGACGAGCTTATCTCCATCATGGCCGCCGCCTGCGCGCACCAGGACCGCCGCGCCGTCATGATGGCGCCGGTGCCTGCGTTCGTCATGTTCCAGCGCTCGGCCCAGGTGGCCGGCATGGACTTCGTCGGCGTGCCGCTGCAGGAAGATTTCGCGCTCGACGTGCCGGCCATGCTGGCCGCGATCGCCGAACACAAGCCCGCCTTGCTGTTCCTGGCCTATCCGAACAACCCGACCGGCAACCTGTACGACGCCGACGCGATGGTGCAACTCATCCGCGCGATGGGCGACACGGGCCTGGTCGTCGTCGACGAGGCCTACGAGCCGTTCGCGCAGCAAAGCTTCATGGGCCGCTTGCCGGCGTTCGACAACCTGATCGTCATGCGTACGCTGTCGAAACTGGGCCTGGCCGGCATCCGCCTGGGCTATATGTCGGCGGCGCCCGCGCTGCTGGAGCAGTTCGAGAAGGTGCGCCCGCCGTACAACGTCAACGTCATGACGCAGGCGGCGGCCGATTTCGCGCTGGACCACCTGGACGTGCTGAACGAACAGGCCGCGCAGCTGCGCGAGCAGCGCGCGGTGCTGAGCCGGGCGCTGGCGGCGTTGCCGAACGTCACAGTTTTCCCGTCGGCAGCGAATTTCATCCTGATCCGTGTGGCGGATGCGGACACGACCCACTCGAATCTCCTGGCCCGCAAAATTTTGGTGAAAAATTTGAGTAAAATGCACCCTGTGCTGACGAATTGCCTGCGTATCACCGTCAGCACGCCGGAAGAAAACGCCGCTTTCCTCGACGCCCTGAAAGCGTCGCTGGCGGTCTGA
- the hisH gene encoding imidazole glycerol phosphate synthase subunit HisH: MKKIVVVDYGMGNLRSVAQALRAAAPEADVRISGEVAEIESAERIVLPGQGAMTDCMKSLRESGVEEALLRAAESKPLLGVCIGEQMLFGDSEEGGTGLNLLPGKIVRFRLDGQLQEDGSRFKVPQMGWNQVRQKVPHALWEGIPDESYFYFVHSYYVQPDEPAHSVGETVYGQPFCCAVARDNIFATQFHPEKSAASGLQLYKNFVHWNP; encoded by the coding sequence ATGAAAAAAATCGTTGTAGTTGACTACGGCATGGGCAACCTGCGCTCCGTCGCGCAGGCGTTGCGCGCCGCCGCGCCGGAAGCGGACGTGCGCATTTCCGGCGAGGTGGCCGAGATCGAAAGCGCCGAGCGCATCGTGCTGCCGGGCCAGGGCGCCATGACCGACTGTATGAAGAGCTTGCGCGAGTCCGGCGTCGAGGAAGCGCTGCTGCGCGCCGCTGAGAGCAAGCCGCTGCTGGGCGTGTGCATCGGCGAGCAGATGCTGTTCGGCGACAGCGAGGAAGGCGGCACCGGCCTCAATCTCCTGCCCGGCAAGATCGTGCGCTTCCGCCTGGACGGCCAGCTGCAGGAAGACGGCTCCCGCTTCAAGGTGCCGCAGATGGGCTGGAACCAGGTGCGCCAGAAGGTCCCGCACGCGCTGTGGGAGGGCATCCCGGACGAGTCGTACTTCTACTTCGTGCACAGCTACTACGTGCAGCCGGACGAGCCGGCGCACAGCGTCGGCGAGACGGTGTACGGCCAGCCGTTCTGCTGTGCCGTCGCGCGCGACAATATTTTCGCCACCCAGTTCCACCCCGAGAAAAGCGCCGCCAGCGGCCTGCAGCTGTACAAGAACTTCGTTCACTGGAATCCCTGA
- the tatB gene encoding Sec-independent protein translocase protein TatB, producing MIDLGLSKLAIIGVVALVVIGPEKLPKVARMAGTLYGRAQRYLHDVKSEVSREIELEELRNLQKNVQEQAQSIKADVENSIAQNMAEVEDAFRVDDPHHPHDLPGDHFSSAKTEEQSRKAKEFRRKRLVRTSAVPLWYKQRNGGRMHVVSGAARVARFRPRNGKPPASFY from the coding sequence ATGATCGATCTCGGTCTCTCCAAACTTGCCATTATCGGCGTCGTGGCGCTGGTGGTCATCGGTCCCGAAAAGCTGCCGAAGGTGGCGCGCATGGCCGGCACGCTGTATGGCCGCGCACAACGCTACCTGCATGACGTGAAGTCCGAAGTCAGCCGTGAAATCGAACTGGAAGAGCTGCGCAACCTGCAGAAGAACGTGCAGGAGCAGGCCCAGTCGATCAAGGCCGACGTGGAAAATTCCATTGCCCAGAACATGGCGGAAGTCGAGGATGCGTTCCGGGTCGACGACCCGCACCATCCGCACGACCTGCCGGGCGACCATTTCTCGTCCGCCAAGACGGAAGAGCAGTCGCGCAAGGCCAAGGAATTCCGCCGCAAGCGCCTGGTCCGCACGTCGGCCGTACCGCTGTGGTACAAGCAGCGCAACGGTGGCCGCATGCATGTCGTCTCCGGCGCCGCCCGCGTGGCGCGCTTCCGTCCCCGCAACGGCAAACCTCCTGCCTCGTTCTATTGA
- the hisB gene encoding imidazoleglycerol-phosphate dehydratase HisB, with protein MTIAERSAEVTRNTNETQIRVALNLDGTGTQKLDTGVPFLDHMLDQIARHGLIDLDIHATGDTHIDNHHTVEDVGITLGMAVAKAIGDRKGIRRYGHAYVPLDEALSRVVIDFSGRPGIEYHIPFTRAMIGTFDVDLTLEFFRGFVNHAGITLHIDNLRGTNAHHQCETVFKAFGRALRMAVERDERAAGTIPSTKGSL; from the coding sequence ATGACCATCGCAGAACGCAGCGCGGAAGTCACGCGCAACACCAACGAGACGCAGATTCGCGTCGCCCTGAACCTGGACGGCACCGGCACGCAGAAGCTGGACACCGGCGTGCCCTTCCTGGACCACATGCTGGACCAGATCGCGCGCCACGGCCTGATCGACCTGGACATCCACGCCACCGGCGACACCCACATCGACAACCACCACACGGTGGAGGATGTCGGCATCACGCTGGGCATGGCGGTGGCCAAGGCGATCGGCGACCGCAAGGGCATCCGCCGCTATGGCCATGCCTACGTGCCGCTCGATGAAGCGCTGTCGCGCGTCGTCATCGACTTTTCCGGCCGCCCCGGCATCGAATACCATATCCCGTTCACCCGCGCGATGATCGGCACGTTCGACGTCGACCTGACCCTGGAATTCTTCCGCGGCTTCGTCAACCACGCCGGCATCACGCTGCACATCGATAACCTGCGCGGCACCAACGCCCACCACCAGTGCGAAACCGTGTTCAAGGCCTTCGGCCGCGCGCTGCGCATGGCCGTCGAGCGCGACGAGCGCGCGGCCGGCACGATCCCATCGACCAAAGGAAGCCTGTAA
- the hisF gene encoding imidazole glycerol phosphate synthase subunit HisF: protein MLAKRIIPCLDVTNGRVVKGVNFTELRDAGDPVEIARRYDEQGADELTFLDITASSDNRGLILDIIEAVASQVFIPLTVGGGVREVGDVRRLLNAGADKISLNTSAVSNPQLVYDASQKHGSQCIIVAIDAKNVAPGKWEVFTHGGRKATGLDAVEWARKMAAMGAGELLLTSMDRDGTKSGFDLGLTRAVSDAVDVPVIASGGVGSLQDLADGIKEGRADAVLAASIFHYGQHTVQEAKRFMAAQGIPMRLA from the coding sequence ATGCTGGCCAAACGGATCATCCCTTGCCTCGACGTGACCAATGGCCGCGTCGTCAAGGGCGTCAACTTCACCGAGCTGCGCGATGCCGGCGACCCCGTCGAGATCGCGCGCCGCTATGACGAGCAGGGCGCGGACGAGCTGACGTTCCTCGACATCACGGCCTCCTCCGACAACCGCGGCCTGATCCTCGACATCATCGAGGCGGTCGCGTCCCAGGTGTTCATTCCGCTGACGGTGGGCGGCGGCGTGCGCGAGGTGGGCGACGTGCGCCGCCTGCTGAACGCTGGCGCCGACAAGATCAGCCTGAACACGTCGGCCGTCAGCAACCCGCAGCTGGTGTACGACGCGTCGCAGAAGCACGGCTCGCAGTGCATCATCGTCGCCATCGACGCGAAAAACGTCGCGCCCGGCAAATGGGAAGTGTTCACGCATGGCGGGCGCAAGGCCACGGGGCTCGATGCCGTCGAGTGGGCGCGGAAGATGGCCGCCATGGGCGCGGGCGAACTGCTCCTGACCAGCATGGACCGCGACGGCACCAAGTCCGGCTTCGACCTGGGCCTGACGCGTGCGGTGTCCGATGCGGTGGACGTGCCGGTGATCGCCTCGGGCGGCGTGGGCAGCCTGCAGGACCTGGCCGACGGCATCAAGGAAGGCCGCGCGGATGCCGTGCTGGCCGCCAGCATCTTCCATTACGGCCAGCATACCGTGCAGGAAGCGAAGCGTTTCATGGCCGCGCAGGGCATTCCCATGCGCCTGGCATGA